The following proteins are co-located in the Spirosoma montaniterrae genome:
- a CDS encoding TolB family protein has translation MKYLPLLLLTAQLAIAQTVVKPVISRLEIYDLTTNTRRVVRQDSVRFEAPNWTRDGQFLIINERGLLYKVAVKDGQKARINTGTANACNNDHGLTPDGKTLIISHNTDGTGRDYKTSNIFTVPLTGGEPTRITQQGPSYWHGVSPDGKTLAYVAERPVGPDNKPDFDIYTIPITGGTETRLTTSPGLDDGPDYSPDGRYIYFNSYRTGHMQLWRMAPDGSNPEQLTNDQYSNWFPHPSPDGRWIVFISYLEDQKAAHPADKAVMLRLMDTKKPGVFNELARFQGGQGTINVPSWSPDSKAFGFVTY, from the coding sequence ATGAAATACCTTCCCTTACTTCTGCTGACAGCCCAATTGGCAATAGCCCAGACCGTGGTGAAACCAGTGATAAGCCGACTGGAAATCTATGACCTGACAACGAACACCCGGCGTGTTGTGCGGCAGGATAGCGTTCGGTTCGAGGCACCCAACTGGACCCGCGACGGGCAGTTTCTGATTATCAACGAGCGCGGTCTGCTGTACAAAGTGGCCGTAAAAGACGGGCAGAAAGCGCGTATCAACACCGGAACGGCCAACGCCTGCAACAACGACCACGGCCTGACGCCCGATGGTAAGACGCTCATCATCAGCCACAACACAGATGGAACAGGCCGTGATTATAAAACCTCGAATATATTTACCGTACCGCTGACCGGGGGCGAACCCACGCGCATTACGCAGCAGGGACCATCGTACTGGCACGGTGTCTCGCCCGATGGCAAAACGCTGGCCTACGTAGCCGAGCGGCCCGTTGGCCCCGACAATAAACCCGATTTCGATATTTATACGATACCCATCACGGGCGGCACCGAAACCCGCCTGACAACCTCGCCTGGTCTTGACGACGGTCCCGACTATTCGCCCGATGGCCGCTACATTTATTTTAACTCGTACCGCACGGGCCACATGCAACTCTGGCGCATGGCTCCCGACGGTTCCAACCCTGAACAACTGACCAACGACCAGTATTCCAACTGGTTTCCGCACCCTTCACCCGATGGCCGATGGATAGTCTTTATCAGCTACCTCGAAGACCAGAAAGCCGCTCACCCCGCCGACAAAGCCGTGATGCTGCGGTTGATGGACACAAAAAAGCCGGGCGTATTCAACGAATTAGCCCGGTTTCAGGGCGGTCAGGGCACGATTAACGTACCGAGTTGGTCGCCCGATAGCAAAGCGTTCGGATTTGTGACGTACTGA
- a CDS encoding 3-hydroxyacyl-CoA dehydrogenase family protein — translation MSAAIELPNESLPVGVVGLGLMGCSIATCLLAAGHPVVAVAPIPADLPTAEPRIRHHLNDLHTWKITNQQPDYFLENLTITDTYAALKNCRLIIECTLEQPAIKQRVYELIEAEVADDAVISSNTSAIPITQLQQFTRRPQRFIGLHWAEPSHTTRFLEVICGDQTDLACAEWVYALAHRWGKEPTLVRKDIRGFITNRLMYAMYREAFTLVEEGYATIEDVDRACRNNAGYWMTLVGVFRWMDLTGVPAYHAVLKDLWPTLSNRTDVPKLIQTIVDRGGRGVTNADGFYEYTPEEANAWRDTFERFSFEIRELALRYPADVVKQQLKQVG, via the coding sequence ATGTCTGCTGCTATTGAGTTGCCAAATGAATCGCTGCCCGTAGGCGTTGTTGGTCTGGGGTTGATGGGGTGCAGCATTGCCACCTGTTTGCTGGCGGCTGGTCATCCGGTGGTGGCTGTTGCCCCGATTCCGGCTGATTTGCCAACTGCCGAACCACGCATCCGACACCACCTGAACGACCTGCATACCTGGAAAATAACCAATCAGCAGCCCGACTATTTCCTTGAAAACCTGACGATTACCGACACATATGCGGCTCTAAAAAACTGCCGGTTAATTATTGAGTGTACGCTTGAACAGCCTGCCATCAAGCAGCGGGTATATGAGCTGATAGAAGCCGAAGTGGCCGACGATGCCGTGATTAGCTCCAACACCTCCGCTATTCCGATTACGCAGCTTCAGCAGTTTACGCGCCGTCCGCAGCGGTTTATTGGTTTGCATTGGGCCGAACCGTCGCATACAACCCGCTTTCTCGAAGTAATCTGTGGCGATCAGACCGATCTGGCCTGCGCCGAGTGGGTATACGCGCTGGCACATCGCTGGGGCAAAGAACCAACGCTGGTGCGTAAAGACATTCGGGGCTTTATTACCAACCGGCTTATGTACGCCATGTACCGCGAGGCATTCACGTTGGTAGAAGAAGGGTACGCCACCATCGAAGACGTTGATCGGGCCTGCCGTAACAATGCGGGGTACTGGATGACGCTGGTGGGCGTGTTTCGCTGGATGGATCTGACAGGCGTACCGGCCTACCATGCCGTGCTGAAAGACCTGTGGCCCACCCTGAGCAATCGTACTGACGTGCCGAAGCTGATTCAGACTATTGTGGACCGGGGAGGCCGGGGTGTTACCAACGCCGACGGATTCTACGAATACACGCCCGAAGAAGCCAATGCCTGGAGGGATACCTTCGAGCGGTTTAGCTTTGAGATACGCGAGCTGGCATTGCGCTACCCCGCCGACGTGGTGAAGCAGCAACTGAAACAGGTCGGATGA
- a CDS encoding response regulator transcription factor: protein MARILFVEDDVNLGFVVRDTLSTVPFSVTHCTNGADAWVAFQREPFDLCLLDVMLPQTDGFELARQIRSVNLHIPILFLSALADKDSRLNGLRLGADDYLAKPFSIEELILKINVFLRRTQPAQLPENQSDSFRLDRTNLVLYVNAEPQTLTHREADVLAYLLDRPNTLVRRDELLRAIWGNDDYFMGRSLDVFISRLRKRLSDYPALRIENVHGVGFVLRQENR, encoded by the coding sequence ATGGCACGTATTTTATTTGTTGAAGACGACGTTAATCTGGGGTTTGTCGTGCGGGACACGCTCTCAACTGTGCCGTTCAGCGTAACACACTGTACGAACGGTGCCGATGCGTGGGTCGCTTTTCAACGGGAGCCGTTCGATTTGTGTTTGCTCGACGTAATGTTACCGCAAACCGACGGCTTTGAACTGGCCCGGCAGATTCGGAGCGTGAACCTACACATTCCGATTCTGTTTCTGAGTGCGCTGGCCGACAAAGACAGCCGCCTGAATGGTCTGCGACTCGGTGCCGACGATTATTTGGCAAAGCCATTCAGCATTGAAGAATTGATCCTGAAAATCAACGTCTTTCTCCGGCGAACACAGCCTGCGCAACTGCCGGAGAACCAATCCGATTCGTTTCGGCTCGACCGTACCAATCTGGTGCTGTACGTAAATGCTGAACCACAAACCCTCACCCACCGTGAAGCCGACGTGCTGGCCTACCTGCTCGACCGGCCTAATACGCTCGTTCGGCGCGACGAACTACTACGGGCCATCTGGGGCAACGACGATTATTTCATGGGTCGCAGTCTCGACGTATTCATTTCCCGGCTCCGCAAACGACTATCCGACTACCCGGCTCTGCGCATCGAAAACGTTCACGGGGTTGGGTTTGTGCTGCGTCAGGAGAATCGTTGA
- a CDS encoding sensor histidine kinase, translating into MSRLRLLVILSVLSIIGILAVQAVWVRNAYALRERQFRQSAFIALQDVADDVARLNRFTLNRYAVTQLSPDYFIVNTNAPIDPVTLETFILNSLQRHHLITDFEYGIYDCETDRMVYGDYVSTSAQTTRNARNLPKFADYTYYFGIRFPNQSGVVAGQLSGWLWSTGAVLLVVIFFGYTLTVVLKQRRLTEVQRDFINNITHELQTPVSTIRIAADVLQTDAIMQQPDRLRQYARVLNEESRRLQQRINSVLQVARSERNGFVPERTSVDLHEVLTTAADAFGPAVSLDLTAPDAHLLADRHQLETVINNLIDNALKYSQPTPRVVLHTRRGNGRLVWSVADNGIGIEPRYHKAIFRQFFRVPSTGHVAPPNGFGLGLYAVQRIARAHGWQLTVDSQPEQGSTFILIE; encoded by the coding sequence GTGTCACGCCTTCGTCTACTGGTTATTTTGTCGGTGCTGAGTATTATTGGCATTCTGGCCGTGCAGGCGGTATGGGTGCGGAATGCCTATGCCCTGCGCGAACGGCAGTTCCGGCAATCGGCGTTTATTGCGTTGCAGGACGTGGCCGACGACGTGGCCCGGCTGAACCGCTTTACGCTGAATCGCTATGCCGTAACTCAGCTTTCGCCCGACTACTTTATAGTGAACACCAATGCCCCCATCGATCCTGTTACGCTCGAAACCTTCATTCTGAATTCGCTGCAACGGCATCACCTGATTACTGACTTTGAGTACGGTATTTACGACTGCGAAACCGACCGCATGGTCTACGGCGACTATGTCAGCACCAGTGCGCAAACCACCCGCAATGCGCGTAATTTGCCCAAATTCGCTGACTACACGTATTATTTCGGCATTCGGTTTCCTAATCAGTCGGGCGTGGTGGCAGGGCAGTTGAGCGGCTGGCTCTGGTCGACGGGCGCGGTGCTGCTGGTGGTAATTTTCTTCGGCTACACGCTGACCGTGGTGCTGAAACAACGGCGGCTGACCGAAGTACAGCGCGACTTTATCAACAACATTACCCACGAACTGCAAACGCCCGTATCGACTATCCGCATTGCCGCCGACGTGCTGCAAACCGATGCCATTATGCAGCAACCCGACCGGCTCCGACAATACGCCCGCGTGCTGAACGAAGAAAGCCGACGCCTGCAACAACGCATCAACAGTGTGTTGCAGGTGGCCCGCTCCGAGCGCAACGGCTTTGTACCTGAACGCACGTCGGTCGATCTGCACGAGGTGCTGACCACAGCCGCCGACGCATTCGGCCCCGCCGTTTCGCTCGACCTGACCGCCCCCGACGCCCACCTCCTGGCCGACCGCCATCAGCTCGAAACAGTAATCAATAACCTGATCGACAATGCGTTGAAATATAGCCAGCCTACACCCCGCGTAGTGCTGCACACCCGACGCGGGAATGGGCGGCTCGTTTGGTCGGTAGCTGACAACGGTATCGGTATTGAGCCACGTTATCACAAAGCTATTTTCCGACAGTTTTTTCGCGTACCGTCAACCGGCCACGTTGCCCCGCCCAACGGCTTCGGGCTGGGGCTGTACGCCGTGCAGCGCATTGCGCGGGCACACGGCTGGCAACTCACCGTAGATAGCCAACCCGAACAAGGAAGCACGTTTATACTAATTGAATGA
- a CDS encoding DUF1573 domain-containing protein, protein MKRILFFASLVCLSASVAMTLPTALFTWGKTTHDFGKITQNKPVTAEFQFVNKGDMPLVINNARGSCGCTGVDYPKEAILPGASGKIRATFNAATVGSFNKSVLVESNAEGGTAVLYVKGEVVK, encoded by the coding sequence ATGAAACGCATTTTGTTCTTTGCTTCGCTCGTTTGTTTGTCGGCTTCGGTGGCTATGACCCTGCCGACGGCTCTGTTTACGTGGGGGAAAACCACGCACGATTTCGGCAAAATAACCCAAAACAAGCCCGTTACGGCTGAATTTCAATTTGTTAACAAAGGCGATATGCCATTAGTGATTAATAATGCCAGAGGCTCCTGTGGCTGCACGGGGGTCGATTACCCGAAAGAAGCTATTTTACCCGGCGCGTCGGGCAAAATCCGGGCCACGTTCAATGCTGCTACGGTCGGCTCGTTCAACAAAAGCGTACTGGTCGAGTCGAATGCCGAAGGCGGCACGGCTGTCTTGTACGTGAAAGGCGAGGTAGTGAAATAA
- a CDS encoding glycoside hydrolase family 130 protein, which yields MKNYQFNRLTDQPIIRTSDVTPAIDDFEVLGAFNPAACFIDDEIVLLLRVAEAPKPKKGLILVPLLEEKNGVPTLTVREFAEPDEDYDPRVVTIQGKQYLTSLSHLRLARSRDGLNFTIDEKPFLFPARMDESYGIEDARITFLDGKYWITYTAVSEHGPAVGLAITTDFRDVERVGLILPPPNKDVALFPEKVDGKYCLMHRPMVSDIGKPSVWFADSTDGIHWGNHRFGFGGRGLQDKKFAWEGGKIGGGPEPLLTDEGWLVCYHGADETHAYALALALLDRDDPTHVLDRSEVPLLTPDLPWERDGFFPNVVFANGWVRWPEGTAHAGKIWVYYGAADSGVGVCELV from the coding sequence ATGAAAAACTACCAGTTCAATCGGTTAACCGATCAGCCAATAATTCGCACCAGCGACGTAACGCCTGCCATCGATGATTTCGAGGTTTTGGGTGCCTTTAACCCGGCAGCATGTTTTATTGACGATGAGATAGTCCTGCTCCTGCGTGTGGCCGAAGCACCCAAACCTAAAAAGGGGCTTATTCTGGTGCCGCTACTCGAAGAAAAAAACGGCGTTCCAACGCTGACGGTCAGGGAGTTTGCCGAACCCGACGAGGACTATGACCCGCGTGTTGTTACCATTCAGGGCAAGCAATACCTGACGTCGCTAAGCCATCTCCGGCTTGCCCGCAGCCGCGACGGGCTGAACTTCACGATTGACGAAAAGCCGTTTCTGTTCCCCGCCCGTATGGACGAGTCGTATGGTATCGAAGACGCACGAATCACGTTTCTGGACGGAAAATACTGGATCACCTACACGGCAGTGTCGGAACATGGCCCGGCGGTGGGTTTAGCCATTACCACCGATTTCCGCGATGTGGAGCGCGTGGGTTTGATTCTGCCACCCCCTAACAAAGACGTGGCCCTGTTCCCCGAAAAAGTTGACGGAAAATACTGTCTGATGCACCGCCCGATGGTGTCGGATATTGGTAAACCGTCAGTCTGGTTTGCCGATTCTACTGATGGCATTCACTGGGGAAATCACCGCTTCGGTTTCGGCGGGCGCGGTTTACAGGATAAAAAGTTTGCCTGGGAAGGCGGCAAAATCGGCGGTGGTCCCGAACCACTGCTCACCGACGAAGGCTGGTTAGTCTGCTACCACGGTGCCGACGAAACCCACGCCTATGCCCTCGCCCTGGCCCTGCTCGACCGCGACGACCCCACGCACGTCCTCGACCGCTCCGAAGTACCCCTGCTCACCCCCGACCTACCCTGGGAGCGCGACGGTTTTTTCCCAAACGTTGTGTTCGCCAACGGCTGGGTTCGCTGGCCCGAGGGTACGGCTCATGCCGGCAAAATCTGGGTGTATTACGGCGCGGCAGATTCGGGCGTGGGCGTATGCGAACTGGTATGA
- a CDS encoding adhesin codes for MINHPTFAQDDDVMLLTPNPKMAAYDDDDDDDNLADDFDDEGGAEFDELGSGATSGYGEEDLAEIEDEFADDDLELDDDIDDDLDDDSME; via the coding sequence ATGATTAACCACCCCACTTTTGCGCAGGACGACGATGTAATGCTGCTCACGCCCAACCCCAAAATGGCCGCTTATGATGATGATGACGACGATGATAATTTAGCCGACGACTTCGATGACGAGGGCGGTGCTGAGTTTGATGAACTCGGGTCAGGAGCGACCAGTGGCTATGGCGAGGAGGACTTAGCCGAAATCGAAGACGAGTTTGCCGACGATGATCTGGAATTAGATGATGATATTGACGACGACCTCGATGACGACAGTATGGAATAA
- a CDS encoding chorismate-binding protein has protein sequence MQPAIVVDIHHTALQPTSVEYWETALTLGFPAALWRLPYQRDKHLIVSFDTVLPRVAVDLEELPAGFALSPFDNLNSDTETPAKTLFLRADIHARFSETGHLIAEKHDSQTSKFDQQITDFQRFLTQKNGATSPTVLPALTVLPDPDVQAQFERDVAEAIDALQRGEFRKVVLSRVKQVQFADVPNAVLLFDRLCEAYPTAFISAVSVPERGQIWISATPERLVSQDADGIFKTLSLAGTQSARHPDGTAKRAADALWSQKEIEEQALVSRYIIECFKKIRLREYLEEGPKTVVAGNLMHLGSHFTVDTQAVRYPQLGTVMLRLLHPTSAVCGMPRDRAFAFIEQHETYDREFYAGFLGPINIDAADSRPASHLFVHIRCMKLEGRTATLYAGAGLTEDSDPTREWLETEMKCQTLLSVISYQPTANS, from the coding sequence ATGCAACCTGCTATTGTTGTTGACATACACCACACCGCCCTACAACCGACTTCGGTCGAGTATTGGGAAACAGCCCTGACGCTGGGCTTCCCGGCAGCACTCTGGCGACTGCCGTATCAGCGCGACAAACACCTGATTGTGTCGTTCGATACGGTGCTGCCCCGCGTGGCGGTCGATCTGGAGGAGTTACCCGCCGGGTTTGCCCTCAGCCCGTTCGATAACCTGAACAGCGATACCGAAACGCCTGCCAAAACGCTGTTTCTCCGGGCCGACATCCACGCCCGCTTTTCAGAAACGGGTCACCTTATCGCTGAAAAACACGACAGTCAGACGTCGAAGTTTGATCAGCAAATCACTGACTTTCAACGTTTTTTGACCCAAAAAAACGGGGCAACATCGCCGACTGTCCTACCTGCGCTGACAGTTCTTCCCGACCCCGACGTACAGGCCCAATTTGAGCGCGACGTGGCCGAAGCCATAGACGCTCTTCAGCGGGGTGAGTTCCGAAAGGTAGTGTTATCGCGAGTGAAGCAGGTGCAGTTTGCCGACGTGCCTAACGCCGTACTGCTGTTCGACCGGTTGTGCGAGGCTTATCCAACGGCGTTCATTTCCGCCGTGTCGGTGCCAGAGCGCGGGCAAATCTGGATCAGTGCCACGCCCGAACGGTTAGTGAGTCAGGACGCCGATGGCATTTTCAAGACGCTTTCGCTGGCTGGTACGCAGTCGGCGCGGCACCCCGATGGTACGGCTAAACGGGCAGCAGACGCTCTTTGGTCGCAGAAAGAAATTGAAGAACAGGCTTTGGTGAGCCGGTATATTATTGAGTGTTTCAAGAAGATCCGGTTGCGTGAATACTTAGAAGAAGGGCCAAAAACGGTCGTCGCTGGCAATCTGATGCACCTCGGTTCGCACTTCACGGTCGATACGCAGGCCGTTCGTTACCCACAACTTGGTACAGTAATGTTGCGGCTGTTGCATCCAACGTCGGCAGTGTGCGGTATGCCCCGCGACCGGGCCTTTGCGTTCATTGAGCAGCACGAAACCTACGACCGCGAGTTCTACGCCGGTTTCCTCGGCCCGATCAATATCGATGCTGCCGACAGCCGTCCGGCCAGCCATTTGTTTGTACACATCCGCTGTATGAAACTCGAAGGCCGCACGGCCACGCTCTACGCCGGAGCCGGCCTGACCGAAGACTCCGACCCCACCCGCGAATGGCTCGAAACCGAAATGAAATGCCAGACGCTGCTTTCAGTTATCAGTTATCAACCAACAGCCAACAGTTAA
- a CDS encoding DUF2281 domain-containing protein translates to MQTAELKLKVVKEITELPDEQFIKVYDALVEVLHAPIRTPKFGSAKGLIAFMAEDFYAPLDDFKAYMP, encoded by the coding sequence ATGCAAACTGCTGAGTTAAAACTGAAAGTTGTAAAAGAAATTACTGAATTGCCAGATGAGCAGTTTATTAAGGTGTATGACGCGCTCGTAGAAGTACTTCATGCTCCAATTCGCACACCTAAATTTGGCAGTGCGAAGGGGTTAATTGCATTCATGGCCGAGGACTTCTATGCACCCCTTGATGACTTCAAGGCATATATGCCATGA
- a CDS encoding Gfo/Idh/MocA family protein translates to MTAQSSPIRVLVVGCGNMGASHATAYHTLDGFQICGIVSTGQSKYVLNDKLGGGYPLFDDYATALTETRPDAVCISTYPDTHEQFAIQALEAGCHVFIEKPLADTVEGAERVMAAAQKADKKVVVGYILRVHPSWERFVQEAQNLGKPLVMRMNLNQQSHGYMWTVHRNLMKSLSPIVDCGVHYIDVMCQMTRAKPVWVSAIGARLTNDIPADNYNYGQLQIRFDDGSVGWYEAGWGPMMSETAFFVKDVIGPNGCVSITAKNAGATGQSDNVDAHTKTESLRVHRADLTADDQFAYADEWIDLTDEPDHQELCNREQRYFLRAIRENLDLTDHLQDAVNSLRIAFACDESVKTGEVVRL, encoded by the coding sequence ATGACTGCACAATCCTCCCCTATTCGCGTTCTCGTTGTTGGCTGTGGCAACATGGGCGCGTCGCACGCTACGGCCTACCACACGCTCGACGGTTTTCAAATCTGCGGCATCGTCTCGACCGGCCAAAGCAAGTATGTATTGAACGACAAACTGGGCGGTGGCTACCCGCTCTTCGATGATTATGCCACGGCACTGACCGAAACCCGCCCCGACGCCGTTTGCATTTCGACCTATCCCGACACGCACGAGCAGTTCGCGATTCAGGCTCTCGAAGCGGGTTGTCATGTGTTTATCGAAAAACCGCTGGCCGATACGGTCGAAGGGGCCGAGCGGGTGATGGCAGCCGCCCAAAAAGCAGATAAAAAAGTAGTAGTGGGCTACATTCTGCGGGTGCATCCGTCGTGGGAGCGGTTTGTACAGGAAGCGCAAAATCTCGGCAAGCCGCTGGTGATGCGCATGAACCTGAATCAGCAAAGCCACGGCTATATGTGGACGGTTCACCGCAACCTGATGAAATCGCTCAGCCCGATTGTCGATTGCGGAGTACATTACATCGACGTGATGTGCCAGATGACGCGGGCCAAACCCGTGTGGGTAAGCGCGATTGGCGCACGACTGACCAACGACATTCCAGCCGATAACTACAACTACGGGCAACTGCAAATCCGGTTCGACGACGGTTCGGTCGGCTGGTACGAAGCGGGTTGGGGGCCAATGATGAGCGAAACGGCTTTTTTCGTAAAAGACGTGATTGGACCGAACGGCTGCGTGTCGATTACAGCCAAAAATGCCGGAGCTACCGGGCAGTCGGATAACGTAGATGCTCATACGAAGACCGAATCGCTGCGGGTTCACCGCGCCGACCTCACCGCCGACGACCAATTTGCCTACGCCGACGAGTGGATCGACCTGACCGACGAACCCGACCATCAGGAACTCTGCAACCGCGAACAACGCTATTTCCTCCGTGCCATCCGCGAAAACCTTGACCTCACCGACCACCTGCAAGACGCCGTAAACTCGCTCCGCATCGCATTCGCGTGCGACGAAAGCGTTAAAACGGGAGAAGTGGTACGGTTGTGA
- a CDS encoding pyridoxal phosphate-dependent aminotransferase — MQINRRNWLRASMLSGISLAAAPAALCEPWLDEPNGQPLRLDPRKDDPRKGVLKARLSANENPYGPSPKALKVITEAAPDGYLYAMEYARQFRKLVAETEGVPEDHVLLGAGSGELLTATAFWAAYRPNAGRTIVAPDPTFDALPRSAMRHGITMDRVPLVAADGYDINLNKLAERVGSQTGMVYLCNPNNPTAITVDPAKLRAFCEAVGAKTPILVDEAYIDYTPDPKAYSMVDLVRKGANVIVTKTFSKVHGFAGLRTGYMIAKPELLEQISKFATGGSSMSMTTLRAAIVSLQDTDFIKYSLGKTQESKDFLAGVLKQHNYEPLPSGANFVMFPIRMKGDDFVARMMEQGVSIRQWKFDGQFWCRVSLGTMPQMQAFADGLKIIS; from the coding sequence ATGCAAATCAATCGTCGTAACTGGCTGCGGGCCAGTATGTTATCGGGAATCAGTTTGGCCGCTGCCCCAGCCGCACTCTGTGAGCCGTGGTTAGATGAACCGAACGGCCAACCGCTGCGGCTCGACCCAAGAAAGGACGACCCGCGCAAGGGTGTCCTGAAAGCCCGGCTGTCGGCCAATGAGAACCCCTACGGCCCGTCGCCGAAAGCGTTGAAAGTGATTACCGAAGCCGCGCCCGACGGCTACCTCTACGCGATGGAATATGCCCGCCAGTTTCGCAAACTCGTGGCCGAAACCGAGGGCGTTCCCGAAGATCACGTACTGCTGGGTGCCGGTTCGGGCGAGTTGTTGACAGCAACCGCGTTCTGGGCTGCGTATCGGCCCAATGCCGGGCGCACCATCGTAGCCCCCGACCCTACGTTCGACGCCCTGCCCCGCTCGGCTATGCGGCATGGCATTACGATGGACCGGGTGCCGCTCGTTGCCGCCGATGGCTACGACATCAATCTCAACAAATTGGCCGAACGCGTGGGTAGTCAGACCGGCATGGTCTATCTCTGCAACCCCAACAACCCCACGGCCATTACCGTTGACCCGGCTAAACTGCGGGCGTTCTGCGAAGCCGTTGGCGCAAAAACACCCATTCTGGTCGACGAAGCCTACATTGACTACACCCCCGATCCGAAAGCGTATTCGATGGTTGATCTGGTACGCAAAGGCGCAAACGTAATTGTTACCAAGACATTCTCGAAAGTTCACGGCTTTGCGGGCCTGCGAACGGGCTATATGATTGCCAAACCCGAACTGCTGGAGCAAATCAGTAAATTTGCTACGGGCGGCAGCAGTATGAGCATGACCACACTCCGGGCGGCTATTGTGAGCTTGCAGGACACCGACTTTATCAAGTATTCGCTGGGCAAAACGCAGGAGTCGAAAGATTTTCTGGCGGGCGTCCTGAAGCAACACAACTACGAGCCGCTGCCATCGGGCGCGAACTTTGTGATGTTCCCGATTCGGATGAAGGGCGACGACTTCGTGGCCCGCATGATGGAGCAGGGCGTGAGCATCCGGCAATGGAAATTCGACGGGCAGTTCTGGTGCCGCGTCAGCCTCGGCACCATGCCGCAGATGCAGGCATTCGCCGACGGGCTGAAAATTATTTCGTAG